Proteins from one Bacteroides zhangwenhongii genomic window:
- a CDS encoding sugar transferase: MYKHFFKRVIDFSIAFVALSILFIPMLVVALWLHFANKGAGAFFFQERPGKDDKIFKIVKFKTMTDERDINGNMLPDEKRLTKVGKFVRSTSIDELPQFWNVLVGDMSLIGPRPLLVQYLPLYTREQARRHEVRPGISGWAQCHGRNSLSWNEKFILDVWYVDHCSFLLDVRIIFLTLKKVLIREGISSATSATMEDFNGLN; this comes from the coding sequence ATGTACAAACACTTTTTTAAAAGGGTTATAGACTTCAGTATTGCCTTTGTTGCTTTGAGTATTCTGTTTATTCCTATGCTAGTTGTAGCCTTATGGTTACATTTTGCTAATAAAGGTGCCGGAGCATTTTTCTTTCAGGAGCGTCCTGGTAAAGATGACAAGATTTTTAAGATTGTCAAGTTTAAAACGATGACTGATGAACGTGATATAAACGGCAATATGTTGCCTGACGAGAAACGTTTGACCAAGGTGGGAAAGTTTGTGCGTTCAACAAGTATTGACGAGTTACCACAGTTTTGGAATGTACTTGTAGGTGATATGTCACTTATCGGTCCACGTCCGCTTCTTGTGCAATATTTACCTCTATATACCAGGGAGCAGGCTCGTCGTCACGAGGTACGTCCAGGAATATCAGGTTGGGCGCAATGTCATGGTCGTAACTCGTTGTCATGGAATGAGAAGTTTATCTTGGATGTGTGGTATGTGGACCATTGTTCTTTTTTGTTGGATGTGAGAATCATTTTTCTTACGTTGAAAAAAGTGTTGATACGTGAGGGGATTAGCTCCGCTACTTCTGCTACAATGGAAGATTTTAATGGACTAAATTGA
- a CDS encoding glycosyltransferase family 4 protein, producing the protein MSKPKMIRTCTVPMSLVFVTGMLSDLQKKYEMVLLSSSGPEWGKIREIYPDVKGLEVDMERHISLIKDMKSLWKIWFVFRREKPQIVHSMTPKAGLLCMMAARLAGVPVRVHTFTGLVFPTTVGLKRKILMITDWLTCICATHIIPEGEGVKNDLVNNRITKKTIKVLGYGSCCGIDLEHFDRTPEVISQAEKLHLDGVVTFITVGRLVSDKGINELIEAYVKLHKEYPDTRLILVGPEEKELDPLKSETMKAIAECPSINIVGSQNDVRPWFATSDVAVLASYREGVPNVVIEAGAMGLPQIVTDINGAREIVIEGENGTIVPPKSTNALYEAMKRMLNTDYRNSLAKNARKLVASRYEQGFVRQCLYDFYDEIL; encoded by the coding sequence ATGTCAAAACCTAAAATGATTCGTACTTGTACGGTACCTATGTCGTTGGTATTTGTGACGGGTATGCTTTCTGATTTGCAAAAGAAATATGAAATGGTGCTTCTTTCATCATCAGGGCCTGAATGGGGAAAAATTCGTGAAATATACCCTGATGTAAAAGGTCTAGAGGTGGATATGGAACGGCACATATCTCTTATAAAAGATATGAAATCTTTGTGGAAAATATGGTTTGTGTTTCGTCGCGAAAAACCACAAATAGTTCATTCTATGACTCCGAAAGCAGGTCTGCTTTGCATGATGGCTGCACGATTGGCTGGTGTTCCTGTGCGTGTGCACACCTTTACAGGTCTTGTATTTCCCACTACGGTTGGACTAAAGAGAAAAATTCTGATGATCACTGACTGGCTCACTTGTATCTGTGCTACACATATCATTCCCGAAGGTGAAGGGGTAAAAAATGATCTTGTGAATAATAGGATTACTAAGAAAACGATTAAGGTACTCGGTTATGGTAGTTGTTGTGGTATAGATCTTGAACATTTTGACAGAACGCCAGAAGTCATATCTCAAGCCGAGAAGTTGCATCTGGATGGTGTTGTCACTTTTATCACTGTGGGGCGTTTGGTGAGTGATAAAGGGATAAATGAATTGATAGAGGCTTATGTTAAGTTACACAAGGAATATCCTGATACCCGTTTGATTCTTGTTGGTCCTGAAGAGAAGGAGCTTGATCCTCTGAAATCTGAAACGATGAAGGCTATTGCTGAGTGTCCGTCTATTAATATAGTAGGTAGTCAAAATGATGTGCGTCCTTGGTTTGCTACATCGGATGTTGCCGTACTTGCATCATATCGAGAAGGGGTTCCAAATGTGGTGATAGAGGCTGGTGCTATGGGATTACCTCAAATTGTGACTGATATTAACGGTGCGCGTGAAATTGTTATAGAAGGTGAAAATGGAACTATCGTTCCTCCAAAAAGTACTAATGCCCTTTATGAAGCTATGAAGCGTATGCTTAATACTGATTATCGTAATTCTTTAGCAAAGAACGCCCGTAAGTTGGTAGCTTCGAGATATGAGCAGGGATTTGTGCGTCAGTGTTTATATGATTTTTATGATGAAATATTATAA
- a CDS encoding glycosyltransferase family 2 protein yields MEKVPKVTVIVPVYNVEKYIKRCAKSLFEQTIDSLEILFIDDCGLDNSVEIIKETLKSYKNRNSLTRIINLPSNGGQASVRRQGIIEATGQYVIHCDGDDWVDLDLYERMYNKAIKENADVVICGLIDERINGNVVRDCYLSVNSGKEILKNWYKNTYHMSTCNKLVRRSIYVDNDILPWIGLNMWEDNGLFTRVFYYANRIVYLENAYYHYNRTNENAMTSVYGIKQVEQMIGIAEHLSEFFESMIDAKDFEKTKYAFQFLAKINLITDNYQNLKRYHNTFKEANIIIPEIDPFAFSNKGRFRYRMVRYHLAWLFVLMFKVKNLLH; encoded by the coding sequence ATGGAAAAGGTGCCTAAAGTTACTGTTATAGTTCCTGTTTACAACGTGGAAAAGTATATAAAGAGATGTGCAAAATCTCTTTTTGAACAAACTATTGATAGTTTGGAGATTTTGTTTATTGATGACTGTGGGCTCGATAATTCAGTAGAGATTATCAAGGAAACACTTAAATCATACAAAAATCGAAATTCGCTAACACGAATTATTAACCTGCCTTCTAACGGAGGTCAAGCCTCCGTTAGAAGGCAGGGGATAATTGAAGCTACAGGTCAATATGTCATCCATTGTGATGGCGATGATTGGGTTGACCTTGATTTGTACGAACGAATGTATAACAAAGCTATTAAAGAAAATGCAGATGTAGTAATTTGTGGACTTATAGATGAACGAATTAATGGGAACGTTGTTAGAGATTGTTATCTATCAGTTAACAGTGGTAAGGAAATATTAAAAAATTGGTATAAGAATACTTACCATATGTCTACTTGTAACAAACTAGTACGTCGTTCTATTTATGTAGATAATGATATTCTTCCCTGGATAGGATTGAATATGTGGGAGGATAATGGTTTGTTTACTCGTGTATTTTATTATGCGAATAGAATAGTATATTTGGAGAATGCTTATTATCACTATAATAGAACCAATGAAAATGCTATGACATCTGTCTATGGCATTAAGCAAGTGGAGCAGATGATAGGGATAGCAGAACATCTATCGGAGTTTTTTGAATCAATGATTGATGCAAAAGATTTTGAAAAAACAAAATATGCATTTCAGTTTCTTGCTAAGATCAATCTAATTACTGATAACTATCAGAATCTAAAACGCTACCACAACACATTTAAGGAAGCAAATATAATAATTCCCGAAATTGATCCATTTGCATTTTCCAATAAAGGACGTTTTCGTTATAGAATGGTTCGGTATCATCTTGCTTGGCTTTTTGTGTTAATGTTCAAAGTGAAGAATTTGTTACATTAA